In one window of Blastopirellula marina DNA:
- a CDS encoding SMI1/KNR4 family protein: protein MAKLLEILSDSTAGWTRRPPATNDDIKALIASCDFDLPDEYLAFLRYSNGGEGFLCIEPWYFQLCSSGELPEYNQGYNVSEFLPGWFAIGSSGGGEMLAIRKQDGSPCPVYMVPFIPMAESDAVQIAHDFEMFAMALGREEDKA, encoded by the coding sequence ATGGCGAAGCTTCTCGAAATCCTGAGCGATTCGACCGCGGGTTGGACGCGACGTCCTCCAGCGACGAACGACGATATCAAGGCTCTTATCGCCTCGTGCGATTTCGACTTGCCGGATGAGTATTTGGCCTTTCTGCGGTACAGCAATGGCGGCGAGGGGTTCCTGTGCATCGAACCGTGGTATTTCCAACTCTGCTCTTCGGGCGAACTTCCTGAATACAATCAAGGATACAATGTTTCGGAGTTCCTGCCCGGATGGTTTGCAATTGGCAGCAGTGGCGGTGGTGAAATGCTGGCGATTCGCAAACAGGATGGATCACCCTGTCCGGTCTATATGGTGCCATTCATTCCAATGGCCGAATCAGATGCCGTTCAGATTGCACATGATTTCGAGATGTTCGCAATGGCACTTGGCCGCGAGGAAGACAAGGCATAA